A genomic region of Streptomyces sp. NBC_00247 contains the following coding sequences:
- the frr gene encoding ribosome recycling factor yields the protein MIEEILLEAEEKMEKAVVVAKEDFAAIRTGRAHPAMFNKIVADYYGALTPINQLASFSVPEPRMAVVTPFDKTALRNVEQAIRDSDLGVNPSNDGNIIRVVFPELTQDRRKEYIKVAKTKAEDSKISIRSIRRKAKEALDKLVKDKESGEDEVRRAEKELDDTTAKYVTQVDELLKHKEAELLEV from the coding sequence TCGAAGAAATCCTCCTCGAGGCCGAGGAGAAGATGGAGAAGGCCGTAGTCGTGGCGAAAGAGGACTTCGCCGCGATCCGGACCGGCCGCGCGCACCCGGCGATGTTCAACAAGATCGTCGCCGACTACTACGGCGCGCTGACCCCGATCAACCAGCTGGCCTCGTTCTCGGTTCCCGAACCGCGGATGGCCGTGGTGACGCCGTTCGACAAGACCGCGCTGCGCAACGTCGAGCAGGCGATCCGCGACTCCGACCTGGGCGTCAACCCCAGCAACGACGGCAATATCATCCGAGTGGTCTTCCCGGAGCTCACCCAGGACCGCCGCAAGGAGTACATCAAGGTCGCCAAGACCAAGGCCGAGGACTCCAAGATCTCGATCCGCTCCATCCGCCGCAAGGCGAAGGAGGCGCTCGACAAGCTCGTCAAGGACAAGGAGTCCGGCGAGGACGAGGTGCGCCGCGCGGAGAAGGAGCTCGACGACACCACCGCGAAGTACGTCACGCAGGTGGACGAGCTGCTGAAGCACAAGGAAGCCGAGCTGCTCGAAGTCTGA
- the rlmN gene encoding 23S rRNA (adenine(2503)-C(2))-methyltransferase RlmN, which translates to MPKPGELTFVAPRGAKRPPRHLADLTPAERKEAVAATGEKPFRAQQLSQHYFARYAHDPAQWNNIPAGSREKLAEALFPDLMSVVRHISCDDDTTRKTLWKLHDGTLVESVLMRYPERVTMCISSQAGCGMNCPFCATGQAGLDRNLSTAEIVHQIVDGMRALRDGEVPGGPARLSNIVFMGMGEPLANYNRVVGAIRRLTDPEPDGLGLSQRGITVSTVGLVPAMLRFADEGFKCRLAVSLHAPDDELRDTLVPVNTRWNVREVLDAAWEYAEKSGRRISIEYALIRDINDQAWRGDRLGRLLKGKRVHVNLIPLNPTPGSKWTASRPEDEKAFVDAIAAHGVPVTVRDTRGQEIDGACGQLAASER; encoded by the coding sequence ATGCCTAAGCCCGGAGAACTCACCTTTGTCGCGCCCCGCGGAGCCAAGAGGCCCCCGCGGCACCTCGCCGACCTCACGCCCGCCGAGCGCAAGGAGGCAGTCGCCGCGACCGGCGAGAAGCCGTTCCGCGCGCAGCAGCTCTCGCAGCACTACTTCGCGCGGTACGCGCACGACCCGGCCCAGTGGAACAACATCCCGGCCGGATCTCGGGAGAAGCTCGCCGAAGCGCTGTTCCCGGACCTCATGTCCGTGGTCCGGCACATCAGCTGCGACGACGACACCACCCGAAAGACGCTCTGGAAGCTGCACGACGGGACGCTCGTGGAGTCCGTCCTCATGCGCTACCCGGAGCGCGTGACGATGTGCATCTCCTCACAGGCCGGCTGCGGGATGAACTGCCCGTTCTGCGCCACCGGACAGGCGGGGCTGGACCGGAACCTCTCGACCGCCGAGATCGTGCACCAGATCGTGGACGGCATGCGGGCGCTGCGCGACGGCGAGGTGCCGGGCGGGCCCGCGCGTCTCTCCAACATCGTCTTCATGGGAATGGGCGAGCCGCTCGCCAACTACAACCGCGTCGTCGGCGCCATCCGCCGGCTGACCGACCCCGAGCCGGACGGCCTGGGCCTCTCGCAGCGCGGCATCACCGTCTCCACCGTGGGCCTGGTGCCCGCCATGCTGCGCTTCGCGGACGAGGGCTTCAAGTGCCGGCTCGCCGTCTCGCTGCACGCCCCGGACGACGAGCTCCGTGACACCCTCGTGCCCGTGAACACCCGCTGGAACGTCCGCGAGGTGCTCGACGCCGCATGGGAGTACGCGGAGAAGTCGGGCCGCCGGATCTCGATCGAGTACGCCCTGATCCGCGACATCAACGACCAGGCATGGCGCGGCGACCGGCTCGGCCGGCTGCTCAAGGGCAAGCGGGTGCACGTCAACCTGATCCCGCTCAACCCGACGCCCGGCTCGAAGTGGACGGCCTCCCGTCCCGAGGACGAGAAGGCTTTCGTGGACGCCATCGCGGCCCACGGCGTACCCGTCACGGTGCGTGACACCCGTGGCCAGGAGATCGACGGCGCCTGCGGGCAGCTGGCGGCCTCCGAGCGCTGA
- a CDS encoding phosphatidate cytidylyltransferase, protein MNDSSLGAPQGAGYWGSSEIAAAPAGPAHDAHGAQQTRPMPIVPDTPDAGRDDADDHDGRDGDATHISGPLFRDEVPQAPAPAPRTPAPVPPPAPQKKRAGRDLRAAIGVGVGLGAVVVASLFVVKAVFVGVVAVAVVVGLWELTSRLDERKSIKAPLVPLAVGGAAMVVAGYAWGADGAWIAMALTSLAVLVWRMTAKPEGYLRDVTAGVFAAFYVPFLATFVALMLAADDGPWRVLTFLLLTVVSDTGAYAVGWRFGKNKLAPRISPGKTREGLFGAIAFAMVGGALCVQFLIDDGSWWQGLLLGLAVAASATLGDLGESMIKRDLGIKDMGTLLPGHGGIMDRLDSLLPTAPVVWLLLVLFVGSG, encoded by the coding sequence ATGAACGACTCCTCCCTGGGCGCCCCGCAGGGTGCCGGCTACTGGGGCTCGTCCGAGATCGCGGCCGCTCCGGCGGGTCCTGCCCACGATGCGCACGGCGCCCAGCAGACTCGGCCCATGCCCATCGTGCCGGACACTCCCGACGCAGGTAGAGACGACGCAGACGACCACGACGGCCGGGACGGGGACGCCACGCACATCAGTGGCCCCCTGTTCCGCGACGAGGTGCCGCAGGCACCCGCACCCGCCCCGCGGACACCCGCGCCTGTCCCGCCCCCCGCTCCGCAGAAGAAGCGGGCGGGGCGTGACCTGCGGGCCGCCATAGGGGTCGGCGTGGGCCTCGGCGCCGTCGTCGTGGCCTCGCTGTTCGTCGTCAAGGCCGTCTTCGTCGGTGTCGTCGCCGTCGCCGTCGTCGTCGGCCTGTGGGAACTCACCTCCCGGCTGGACGAGCGGAAGTCGATCAAGGCTCCGCTCGTCCCGCTCGCGGTGGGCGGCGCCGCCATGGTCGTGGCCGGCTACGCGTGGGGCGCCGACGGCGCCTGGATCGCGATGGCGCTCACCTCGCTGGCCGTGCTCGTCTGGCGGATGACCGCGAAGCCGGAGGGATACCTGCGGGACGTCACGGCGGGTGTCTTCGCCGCGTTCTACGTGCCGTTCCTGGCGACGTTCGTCGCGCTGATGCTGGCCGCGGACGACGGCCCCTGGCGGGTGCTCACGTTCCTGCTGCTGACGGTGGTCAGTGACACCGGCGCGTACGCGGTCGGCTGGCGGTTCGGCAAGAACAAGCTCGCCCCGCGCATCAGCCCCGGAAAAACCCGTGAGGGTCTGTTCGGGGCCATCGCCTTCGCGATGGTGGGCGGCGCGCTGTGCGTGCAGTTCCTGATCGACGACGGCTCCTGGTGGCAAGGGCTCCTGCTGGGGCTCGCGGTCGCCGCCAGCGCCACCCTCGGCGACCTCGGCGAATCCATGATCAAGCGGGATCTCGGCATCAAGGACATGGGTACGTTGCTGCCCGGTCACGGCGGGATCATGGACCGGCTGGACTCGCTCCTGCCGACCGCCCCGGTCGTCTGGCTGCTGCTGGTGCTGTTCGTCGGCAGCGGCTGA